A portion of the Vespula vulgaris chromosome 14, iyVesVulg1.1, whole genome shotgun sequence genome contains these proteins:
- the LOC127069133 gene encoding vacuolar protein sorting-associated protein 33B, translating to MDITIHDRLNALQQISQRKFIEILDTIPGTKDLIIEQKLIKILDSFIGVTTLKQYEVDKIYKLEQGLKLSNSQRIFLVSSNLISCKRVLDQIQSEISHVTSHVQICHHLLVVPFIPTVLHTLIEEEGLSGLITIYPLSYELIRLDGNVLSFENSIFADLYYYKDGTLLPAMARNLWSLYLVLGSPKLILSFGKYSQQILRFIESIKQSVKSCKTENEIGAFILMDRNYDKVTTLLTPVTYSSLLNEVFDINVGMIYTGKAQTKLDPDKDQIYGEVRDIPCSNVFPILHEKTKSLKSEQEAIETMKLAEMGQYITTKLQKSRDMTQQLVFHISACRTIVDTLGSEFQTLQSIEKLILERKGRKECLNYIERNIDENPLKCLRLLCLLSICNDGIVSSDLQSIQKLHLHAHGYKNIPLFYKLQNVGLLKIKTDSGINRLTDQSNEWTSNVQRLKLLPNNTKIESKSSTCPSYVFHNAYIPLIAQILNIVVNQDKEVKNFDEILKLPDCIMNGQRGILSPKIIVICIIGGISNAEIAACRLIEKSMGIKLVLVSDSIITGNKLIEKIQEI from the exons atggaTATAACAATACATGATAGACTTAATGCTTTGCAACAAATTAGTCaacgaaaatttattgaaatattagatACAATTCCTGGTacaaaagatttaataatagaaCAGAAACTTATAAAAATACTCGATAGCTTTATAGGAGTCACCACACTCAA acaatatgaagttgataaaatatataagttggAACAAGGATTGAAACTATCAAATAGTCAACGTATATTTTTGGTCTCtagtaatttaatttcttgtaAAAGAGTGCTGGATCAAATTCAATCAGAAATATCTCATGTTACATCTCATGTACAAATCTGTCATCATTTATTAGTTGTACCATTTATTCCTACTGTATTGCATACattaatagaagaagaag GACTCAGTggattaattacaatatatccATTAAGTTATGAGTTAATACGATTAGATGGAAatgttttatcttttgaaaattcaatatttgcggacttatattattataaggaTGGGACTCTTTTACCTGCAATGGCACGTAATTTGTGGTCTTTGTACCTTGTGCTTGGTTCACCCAAACTTATACTGTCTTTTGGAAAATATAGTCAACAAATTTTAAGATTTATTGAATCTATAAAACAATCTGTAAAATCTTGTAAAACGGAAAATGAAATTGgtgcttttattttaatggatAGAAATTATGATAAAGTTACTACACTGTTGACACCAGTAACATACTCAAGTTTATTAAATGAAGTTTTCGACATAAATGTGGGTATGATATATACTGGTAAAGCACAAACAAAGTTAGATCCTGATAAAGACCAAATATATGGAGAAGTTCGTGACATACCCTGCAGTAATGTTTTCCCAATATTACATGAAAAGACTAAATCACTTAAAt CTGAACAAGAAGCAATAGAAACAATGAAACTTGCTGAAATGGGACAATATATAAcaacaaaattacaaaaatcaaGAGATATGACACAACAATTGGTTTTTCATATATCAGCTTGTCGAACAATTGTAGACACATTAGGATCCGAGTTTCAAACATTGCAAagcattgaaaaattaatacttgaacgtaaaggaaggaaagaatgtTTAAACTATATTGAGAGAAATATag ATGAAAATCCATTGAAATGTTTACGTCTTTTGTGTCTCTTATCCATTTGTAATGACGGCATTGTTTCTTCAGATTTACAATCTATTCAGAAATTACACCTTCATGCACATGGTTACAAGAATAttccattattttataaattgcaGAACGTaggtttattaaaaattaaaacagaCAGTGGTATTAATAGATTAACAGATCAAAGTAATGAATGGACTAGTAATGTACAACGTTTAAAACTTTTAccaaataatacaaaaattgaaTCAAAAAGTTCTACATGTCCCAGCTATGTTTTTCATAATGCTTATATACCACTTATC gcacaaattttaaatatcgttgTGAATCAAGATAAAGAAGTCaaaaatttcgatgaaatattaaaattaccaGATTGTATTATGAATGGTCAGCGTGGTATATTGTCaccaaaaataattgtaatctGTATTATTGGAGGTATCTCTAACGCAGAAATAGCTGCATGTAGACTTATAGAAAAATCAATGGGTATTAAACTTGTTCTCGTAAGTGATAGTATAATAACTGGTAATAAACTTATTGAAAAGATACAAGAAATATGA